Proteins from a single region of Pseudomonadota bacterium:
- a CDS encoding TauD/TfdA family dioxygenase, translated as MRAPAGYFETNRVFAVHAEHHAPLPDVIEPRWSYDQPVLPSDSYRIDCNAYAMTAEDLAPDSALAERMRRTFDATGLVLLVNTRLKDLEAMRGFAKHVMRREMDYTAGANPRSPIETNVYDVGAPLTAWLHYHHEMAYVGASTRMLAFLCHKAVPGRGHTYVSDNLQATDALMQTELGAKLRDLGVCYHRNLTDRDAFHSQAPIGVYNHWQHSMATEDPAEAEAIAQSRGLRTEWGPKRLLKTRYYASAFEFFPQLERNLLFCSVADHGVWFDAWPMVMHLPYEERPLTLTFGDDSPFTREELKLFIDVYDRYGIPIDWRVGDIAVVCNYRFAHGRPAIHLQTGEERELGVMLGEQFDRLGIVPGKW; from the coding sequence GTGAGGGCGCCCGCGGGCTATTTCGAGACCAACCGAGTTTTCGCCGTGCACGCCGAACACCACGCCCCCCTGCCCGACGTGATCGAGCCCCGTTGGAGCTACGACCAACCGGTCCTGCCAAGCGACAGCTACCGCATCGACTGCAACGCCTACGCCATGACCGCGGAGGATCTCGCCCCCGACAGCGCGCTCGCCGAGCGCATGCGACGGACCTTCGACGCGACAGGCTTGGTGCTGCTCGTCAACACGCGGCTCAAGGACCTCGAGGCCATGCGCGGCTTCGCCAAGCACGTGATGCGCCGGGAGATGGACTACACGGCCGGCGCCAACCCGCGCAGCCCCATCGAGACCAACGTGTACGACGTGGGCGCGCCGCTCACGGCCTGGCTACACTACCACCACGAGATGGCCTACGTCGGCGCCAGCACGCGCATGCTGGCCTTCCTCTGCCATAAGGCGGTGCCGGGCCGGGGGCACACCTACGTCTCGGATAATCTGCAGGCCACCGATGCCCTCATGCAGACCGAACTTGGCGCGAAGCTGCGCGATCTCGGCGTGTGCTATCACCGCAACCTAACGGATCGCGACGCCTTCCACAGTCAGGCGCCGATCGGCGTCTACAACCACTGGCAGCACTCCATGGCCACGGAGGATCCGGCCGAGGCGGAGGCGATCGCCCAGTCGCGCGGCCTGCGCACCGAGTGGGGCCCGAAGCGCCTCCTCAAGACGCGCTACTACGCCTCGGCCTTCGAGTTCTTCCCCCAACTCGAGCGCAACCTGCTCTTCTGCAGTGTCGCCGACCACGGGGTGTGGTTCGACGCCTGGCCGATGGTCATGCACCTGCCCTACGAGGAGCGCCCCCTCACGCTCACCTTCGGCGATGACAGCCCCTTCACCCGCGAGGAGCTCAAGCTGTTCATCGACGTCTACGACCGCTACGGCATTCCCATCGACTGGCGCGTGGGCGACATCGCCGTGGTGTGCAACTACCGCTTTGCCCACGGCCGCCCCGCCATCCACCTCCAGACGGGCGAGGAGCGCGAGCTCGGTGTGATGCTCGGCGAGCAATTCGACCGCCTCGGCATCGTGCCGGGAAAATGGTAG
- a CDS encoding FAD-binding oxidoreductase has product MVGRRQTIEAVLADLAPDLYLLDDQVSDRYACDWSGEHPHRPAAVFRPRDTADVARIVSACQEAGQRLVVQGGLSGLSGGATPQPGECSLSTERLNRIDELDVDSRTITVGAGTPLQTIQEAAQAVGLEFPIDLGARGSCLAGGIVATNAGGNQVVQHGMTRALVLGLEAVLADGTIINDDNKLLKNNAGFDLKQLFIGTEGTLGIVTRVTFRLFARKASRPTALCQVANFERVLALLHHFERTLPVISAYEVMWEDYYRAAVQAIDARDPFDGTGGFAILIETEGISESSGMAAAEAALEGALEQGILADATIAKNQREAAALWAIRDGVSELIPHMQPVAPFDVGVPIPRMAQFVEDTRAALEEHFSACQTLVFGHIADGNLHLLVTTGKQQDLPTIYDIVYRRVERVGGTITAEHGIGSTKKDWLHLCRDDAQIALMRRLKRALDPNGILNAGRVI; this is encoded by the coding sequence ATGGTAGGACGACGCCAGACCATCGAAGCCGTCCTCGCCGACCTGGCGCCGGATCTCTACCTGCTCGACGACCAGGTGAGCGATCGCTACGCCTGCGACTGGAGCGGCGAACACCCGCACCGTCCCGCGGCCGTGTTTCGCCCGCGAGATACAGCGGACGTCGCTCGCATCGTCTCGGCGTGCCAAGAGGCGGGCCAACGCCTGGTCGTGCAAGGGGGTCTCTCCGGCCTCTCCGGCGGCGCCACGCCCCAACCCGGTGAATGCAGCCTCTCCACGGAACGCCTCAATCGCATCGACGAACTCGACGTCGATTCGCGCACGATCACCGTGGGCGCCGGCACGCCCCTGCAGACCATCCAGGAAGCGGCGCAGGCGGTGGGGCTCGAGTTCCCGATCGATCTCGGCGCTCGCGGCTCCTGCCTCGCCGGCGGCATCGTCGCCACCAACGCGGGCGGCAACCAGGTCGTACAGCACGGCATGACCCGGGCCCTGGTGCTCGGACTGGAAGCGGTGCTCGCCGACGGCACGATCATCAACGACGATAACAAGCTGCTGAAGAACAACGCCGGCTTCGACCTAAAGCAATTGTTCATCGGCACGGAGGGTACGCTAGGCATCGTCACCCGGGTGACCTTCCGCCTCTTCGCGCGCAAGGCGAGCCGGCCCACGGCCCTTTGCCAGGTGGCGAACTTCGAGCGCGTGCTCGCCCTACTCCACCACTTCGAGCGCACGCTGCCGGTCATCAGCGCCTACGAGGTGATGTGGGAGGACTACTACCGGGCCGCCGTTCAGGCCATCGACGCACGGGACCCCTTCGACGGCACCGGCGGCTTCGCCATCCTCATCGAGACCGAGGGCATCAGCGAAAGCAGCGGGATGGCCGCGGCCGAAGCGGCCCTCGAGGGCGCGCTTGAGCAGGGGATTCTGGCCGATGCCACGATCGCCAAGAACCAGCGCGAGGCCGCTGCCCTGTGGGCCATCCGGGACGGGGTCAGCGAGCTCATCCCCCACATGCAACCGGTCGCCCCCTTCGACGTGGGCGTACCCATCCCGCGCATGGCGCAGTTCGTGGAGGACACGCGCGCCGCCCTCGAGGAGCACTTCAGCGCCTGCCAGACCTTGGTTTTCGGCCACATCGCCGACGGCAATCTTCACCTCCTCGTGACCACCGGCAAGCAGCAGGACCTACCGACGATTTACGACATCGTCTACCGTCGTGTGGAACGAGTCGGCGGCACGATCACGGCTGAGCACGGCATCGGCAGCACCAAGAAAGACTGGCTCCACCTGTGTCGCGACGACGCGCAAATCGCCCTGATGCGACGCCTGAAGCGCGCCTTAGACCCCAACGGCATCTTGAACGCTGGCCGCGTGATCTAG